The genomic DNA CCTCGGAGAGGTCTTTCTTCCACGTCATCTTGAGCGACAGTCGAAAGATCCCCGTGCAATATCACAAAATATAAATAATTATAATAAAACATAAGTCAGTTTTTTCTTTTGTTCTTTGTTAGTTCTGGTGATTCTATTTCGAGATCCGTTCGACTTCACTTCGTTCCGCTCAGGATGACGTGAGAGAATAGAATTAAGAAATAAGATAGAAAGAAAATTTCCTACTTAAATACGAAGTAGTCTTAGTACTTAATTCTTAACCTCGGAGAGGTCTTTTTCTGATTAATCTACTTTCCTCACTCCAAGTTCTATTTCAACATCACCAATTTTTACACTTTTTTCTCCGCCGTCCTGCAAAATTTCATCTGCTAAAACACCCTTTTTAATATCTTCTGCAAATTTTTCAAACACGCTTTGAAGTAGAAAATCTTCTGTATGATAAGTTATCACAACTCTGTCTTCTCTAGTTAAACCTTGTTCTTTGCGAAGTTGGTTCACCGTTCTTACAATTTCACGCATCAAACCTTCTTTTTTCAATTCTTCTGTTATTTCTGTGTTGAGTGCAACTAATGTTCTTTGACTTTCAATAACAAAATATTTTTTGTCTTTTTTAACTCTATTTATGTCAGGACATCCCATTTTTAAGAATTTAACTTCTTTAACATTTAACTCATTTTTAATTAAAGTTTCATATTTTTTCTTTTCTTCATTATCATCATAAATAGGCGGTCCAAAAAAACAAACTTCTGACAAAGGTTGCCTAACTTTAATTCCAGCACTTGATCTAGCAGATTGACCTAACTCAATAATATCTCTTGTGGATCTCATATTTTCTAATGGTAGAAAATCAATATCACCTTCCAGAACTTCTGGCCAATCTTCTAAATGCACACTTTCTGCAGTTCCTTCACCTTTTATTTGCAAGTAAATTTTGTCTGCAATAAACGGCATAAATGGCGCCATCACTTTTGATAAAGTTAACAAAACATAACCCAAAGTTTTTTCTGCTTGTTTTTTGTCTTTTTCCAAATCACCTTCAGTAGAATTCATTTTAAATCTATCACGACTTCTACGAATATACCATTGAGATAAATCTGCAATAAAATCTTGGATTGGACGAATTGCTTCAGCAAGTTTATACTCCTCCATATTTTTGGTGACATCTACTACCAATCTGTTCAGTTTTGCTACAATCCACTTATCCAAAACATTTTCCAATTCTACTGTATTTATTTTGCTCACAGCTTTTTCCTCTGCAAACATTTCATAAAAACTAAACACATTCCAAAGCATATTTATCACTTTTCCATAAACTTCACGCACACCTTTTTCAGAAAAACTCATATTTTCTGCATGTACAACAGGCGAAGAAAGTAGATAATATCGCAGAGCATCTGAACCATATTTTTCCAAAACCAACATTGGATCTGGATAATTTTGTAGACGCTTACTCATCTTTTTTCCGTCTTCTGCCAAAATAATTCCGTTTACAATTACATTTCTAAAAGCTGGCAAAGATTCATCTGTTGGAATAGTAGGATTTTCTCCGCGAGTAAGTGCCGTCGCCAAAACATGTAAAGTATAAAACCAACCACGAGTCTGGTCTTGACCTTCTGCAATAAATTCTGCTGGAAAACCTGCTTCAAATTTTTCTTTGTTTTCAAACGGATAGTGCATCTGGCCATAAGGCATAGCACCAGATTCAAACCAACAATCTAAAACCTCTGAAACTCTGTGATATGTTTTTCCATCTTTTTCAAAAACCAATTTGTCCACGGTATCTTTGTGCAAATCTTCTACTTTTTGCCCAGACAACTCCTCTAATTCTTCAACACTTCCTACACAAATAAAATCTTCACCATCATCACTTCTCCAAATAGGAAGTGGCGCACCCCAAAAACGATTTCTAGAAACAGCCCAATCTCTTACATTTTCCAACCACTTTCCAAAACGCCCTTGTTTTATATGGCTTGGTACCCAGTTTGTCTTTTCATTATTTAATAGTAAATCTTCTTTAAGTTCTGTGACGCGAATAAACCAACTGCTTGTTAAATAGTTTAAAAGTGGCGTATCACAACGCCAACAATGTGGATAGCTGTGCAAATATTTTTCTTTTGCAAACAATTTTCCATTTTTTGCAAGCCATTTTATAATTTCTACATCAGTCTTAGAATGATCTGCTTTTGGTTTTACTTCTTGCCCGACAAAATCTAGCACTTCTGGTTTAAATTTTCCATCCATTCCTACATGTTGCACAAAATCAATCTCCTCTTTTTCTCCCAAACTATAGTCATCAGAACCAAAAGCTGGTGCAATATGTACAATTCCAGTTCCATTTTCTGTCGTCACAAAATCAGCTTCCACAACTTTAAATGCATTTTTTGTATCTTTATAATAAGGAAATAATGGCTCATAATTTAAACCAACCAATTTTGAACCTGTAAATTCTGCCACAATTTCGTAAGCTCCTTTTGTCACATAATCAGCTCTCTCTTTTGCAACCAAAAATGTCTCTTTATTTTTTTCACCATTTTCATTTATTGTACGAATTTGCAAATAATCTATATCATTTCCAACAGCAATTAGCACATTTCCCGGTAATGTCCACGGGGTTGTAGTCCAAGCCAAAATATATAAATCTTCCTCAACTCCCAACTTTTCTTTTGCATTCAAAACTTTAAACTGTGCTGTCACAGTTAAATCTTTTATATCTTTATAACCTTGTGTCACCTCAAAATTTGAAAGTGGGGTCTCACAACGCGGACAAATATGCATTGGCTTCCTACCCTCATAAATCAAATTCTTATCCCAAAGCTGTCTAAAAACCCACCAAACGCTTTCCATATAATTTATATCCATAGTTCGGTAGGAATTTTCCATATCCACCCAACGACCAAATCTATGAATTATTCTTTTCCACTCGTCTACATAATTTGAAACATTAGACCTGCAAGCATCGTTAAAATTATGTATGCCAAAATCTTCAATATCTTTTTTTGTTTTCAAATCTAAAGCCTTTTCTACAATATTTTCAATTGGCAAACCATGACAATCCCAACCCCATTTTCTCTCTACACGAAAACCACGCATAGTCCAAAAACGCGGAATTGTATCCTTCATTGCAGTTCCAACTATATGCCCATAATGTGGCAAACCTGTCGCAAACGGAGGTCCGTCATAAAAAACATATGGTTTATCTTTTGGTCTACTTTCTACTGATTTTTCAAAACACTTATGCTGATCCCAATATTTTAAAATTTCTTTCTCATTTTTATCTGCTTCGTACATAAAATGACAATTAACTTTCTTTTTAAATTTACTTATTTATATTATCCAATTCCCTAGGCAATGTCAACAAAAATAGCTGAATTTAGCTTTTAGACTTCAAACTTCTGATTTAAGTTTTATATTTTGGAAAATAAAAAAATAGCCCGAAAGCTACTTGAAATTTAAGAAAACTATTTTTTTATTTTGAAAGATTTTTTAAAATAATAATTTCTTTTGGTTTTCTCCTCTTACCAAGAATACACAAAGCAATGTCCTTCTGCACAAACTTTTTTTGTAACTCGTTGACCTCATATAATAAAGCCAATGCTCTTCTAAAAATTTCGGCACAATCCTTAACGCCAAAATCTTCTCTCAGCGATTCTATAATCTTATACATTTCGAAGCTTATGTTTATTCCAATTCTCACACGAACTTCTTTATTTTGAATTTCTTGTTCAGACACTTCAGCCCTCCTTTTTGTTGTATAATTATTTCAAATAAATAATAGCAATTTTTCACACTTTTGTCAATAAAAAAACCGCCTATTTAATAGACGGTTTATATTTTTAAGCGCAAAACCTACGAAGTGATGCTTTAGCTCTTTCGTCCAAATTCATCCAAGCTCTCAAAATCTTGTATTCTGCAATTAAGCTTTCGAAACTACCAAATTCGTTTATTTCAAATTCCAAATCTTCAAGTCTAAATTTAAGCTGATTAAACTCTTTCAAATAAACTGCCGTTGCAACTCGCATATCATATTTTTTCATAGCTTCATATTTTACAAGATGCTCTTTAAAAATTTTGGTCAACCTATGAGTACTCAAAATTCTTTCCTGCAAAATTTTTAAATGGCATAATATTTTATTATCTCTTTCGTAACTAATCTGCCTATTTAATTCAAAAACTCTATCTCTTTTCACAGAATAAATACGGTTACTTGATTTAATAGCACAAAGCTCTATCATTTTCTGTAAAAATCTTTTTCTTTTGCTGGCCTCCTCTTTTTCTCTCAACCCTACAGTTTTCTCATTACTTTTGGCTGGAATATGTCCTTTTTCTATTACGATATACCCTTCCTTACCCTTAGATCTTCGGCATTGTCCAAAGATCCAATTAAACGCATTCATAAACTCCAGAGGAAAATCAATAAAATCAATAAAACCCAATTTTTGTTTTAGATTTTCTTGTGTTCCTTCTATCACCATCTTAACCTCCTTTTTTGTCTTTAGTTTTTTCTTCTGGGAAAACTTCGTAATAAATTACAGGATCTATCTGAAAAATATCCCGATTATCATCATTGAGTTCAATAGCAGGCTCATCCTCCTCTTTTGCCAACCTGTTTATCTCAAAAATTAACCGCTCCAAAGTGCTAAAATCACAATATTTCGCAATTTTATATGTTAAATCACTTTGCACAAAAGTTTTCTTATGCAAAGCTTTACAAATTTTTTTGACTATTTTGTAGCCCAAACTTAATTTGGTCATTTTACCTCCTTTTCAACTCCTCTATTTTATTGTAATGTGCTTAATACCATTTTTAGCACAAAAACCAAGTTTTGTCAATTCAAAATAAAGGTGTAGAATAAGATTATACTTATTTTATAAAATAATATGGAAAAAATATATTTAGCAACAGACCATGCCGGTTTTGAACTAAAAGAAAAAATTAAACAATTTTTAATTGAAAGAAATTTTGAAATAGAAGACAAAGGAGCAGTAGAGCATAATGAAAAAGATGATTATCCAGATTTTATATCTTTAGTCGCAAAAGAGATATCACAAAATCCAAATAAAAAAGCCATTATTTTTGGTGGTTCCGGTCAAGGTGAAGCTATGGCGGCAAACCGTTTCCCAAATGTTCGCGCTGTAGTTTTTTATGGAGGAAATTTAGAAATTATAAAACTTTCACGAGAGCATAATGATGCAAATATACTTTCAATAGGCGCAAGATTTCTAAACGAAGAAGAAGCAAAGACAGCAATAGAACTTTGGCTAAACACAGAATTTACAAATGAAGAAAGACATATCCGAAGAATAGAAAAAATTGTATGATTAAAATAATCCCAGCAATAAATGTTATATCACAAAACGAATTTGAAAAACAAATAAAATCAGTAGAAAATTCTGTTGATTTAGTTCAAATTGATATCGCCGATGGCAAATTTACACATTGGAAAAATTGGGCTGATGCAGAAAAAATTAAAGAAATTCCAACAACTTTAAGTTATGAATTGCATTTAATGGTAGAAAATCCAATTCAAGAATTAAAAAAATGGGAAAGTCTCTCAAATGTACAAAGAATAGTTGTTCACACCGAATCTTTTAAAGAAATAAATTTGGAACTTTTTCATAAACTTGTAGATTTTGGTTTTGAAGTTGGCTTTGCACTTAATCCAAAAACTTCAATCGAAAAAATAGAATTTTTATTACCAAACCTTGAGTACATACTCTTTTTAGGAGTAAGTCCAGGAAAATCTGGGCAAAAATTTCAGAAAAAAGTTTTAGAAAAAATAAAAAAAATAAAAGTTGCATTTCCGCACATTAAAATAGAAGTTGACGGAGGGGTAAACGAAGGAACTGCAAAAAATATTTCCAAAGCTGGCGCCGATATTTTATGTATTGGAAGTGCAATTTTCAATGAAAACGGAACTCCAGCTGAAAATTTAACTTTTTTCAATAATCTGGTAAACTAATTAATATGTTATATTTAGCGGAACAAAGTGAAGTCGAAATATCTCGTGTCTATTTCATAAGAATTTTATATATTTATAATTCTATGAAATTTAATCGAGATCCTTCGACTTCGCTCAGGATGATGTGATTTATTTTATATAATTTAAAAAATATGTACGATTTGATAATAATTGGAGCGTCGGCCGCAGGACTTTCAGCATCTGTTTACGCGGCGCGTAGAAATTTAAAATTTTTAGTAATATCCAAAGATATTGGTGGAGAGGTTGCACTTTCTGGAGAAGTTGGAAACTGGCCTGGAATTATAAAAATAAATGGAATGGAATTGGCAAAGAATTTCGAAGATCACGCCAAATTTTATAACACAGAAATTCGCGAAGGAACAGAAGTCCTAAAAATAGAACAAAAAGATAATATTCATATAGTTCACACAAAAAAAGGTGCTAAAAAAGTAAAACTTGATACAAAATCTATAATTGTAGCAAGTGGAATACACCCACGAGAGCTAGGTATTCAAGGTGAAAAAGATTTTCGTGGAAAAGGTATTACATATTGTACAGTTTGCGATGGCCCACTTTTTAAAGGAAAAATAACAGCCACAATTGGCGCTGGAAATGCAGGTCTAGAATCTGCTCTTATGATGAGTGGGATTGCTGAAAAAGTTTATTTAATATCAAACAAACCAAATACAAAAGAAATGAATGGTGGTTTTCCAAAAGGTGAAAATATTTTAATAGACAAAGTAAAAAAAGCAAAAAATATAGAGATAATTTATAATGCGAACACAACAAAAATTTTGGGTGATAAAATGGTTTCTAGTTTGAAATATGAAGATAGCGAAAGTAAAAAAGAAAAAGAATTAGAAGTTGGTGGAGTGATGGTCCACATAGGAACAATTCCAAATTCCTATTTTATAGACTGTGTAAACAAAGATAAACAAAAATCAATAAAAATCGACCAAAAATGTCAAACTAGTTGCAAAGGAATTTTTGCTGCCGGCGATGTAACGAACATACCACACAAACAGATAGTTATCGCTGCTGGACAAGGTGTTATAGCAGTACTAAGTGCAATTGATTATATAAACAGATTTGAAACAAAATAAAATAAATTCAAAATAAAAAATTATCTTCCCTGATAATTTTTTATTTGACTTAAACTTTTAGAAATTATAGAATTTAACCAAGAAGTTCTTTAACAAAAGGAGTAAGCAATGAATGGTAAACAAGATGTTTGCAAAGGTCACAATACAGAACAATACCCTGCCATTATGAGCTGGTGTGAAAAATGTGGGCAATTAAAAGCAAGTAAAACATTTTTAACCTGCAAAAAATGCGCAAAAAAAAATAGTAGATGTCATATTTGTGGCAAAAAAAAAAGGAGTAACTAGTGAATGAAGAAGTTTGTGATTGCCCCAAAAAACAAACATCATGTGTTTTTAGAATCTGCATTGACTGTAAAGCTCTTTTTTTAACATTATCTTCTAAATTATGTTTACCCTGTTCCAACAAAAAAAGAACCTGCGTTTATTGTGGTAACCAAAAAAAGAAAACTTAAAAGATCGAAGTAAATTCGATCTTTTTTTAATCCCCGAACATTTAACTACCTAAAAATAAATTAAATTTTAATTTTAATTTTTGGATGAATGTTTGAGTGAAATTAAGATAAGATCCTTCGACTTCGCTGAGGATGACGTGGAAACGATCCTCAAATATGCTATAATATAATAAATTAATTATAAAAAAATGCATACAGATATAATTACAATTGGAGATAGTGTTTTGGATACTTATATAATGATAGACGACGCTACAGTTCATTGCGATATCAAAAAAGAACATTGCAAACTCTGTCTAAATTATGCAGAAAAAATTCCTATCACAGGATCCGCTCAGTCTGTTGGTGGAAATGCCGCAAATGTAGCAGTTGGTACACATCTTTTTGGGCTAAACTCTACAATTATTACAGAAGTTGGAGACGATTTAAACGGTCATATTATTTTATCGAGCCTTAAAAAAGTTGGTGTAAATATAAAACATATACAGGTTAAAAAACAAGAAACTCGCTACGCAATTGTATTAAATTTCAAAGGTGAGCGTACAATTCTGTCTCAACACCCAAAAAGAAATTACACCTTATTAAACATTCCAAAAACTAATTGGATTTATTATACATCGCTTAGTAAATCATTTGAAAAAATTCAAAAAAAATTAATTTCTCATCTTAAAAAAAATCCAAGCATAAAACTTGCTGTAAACCCAGGAACATACCAATTGAAAGACGGTTTGAAAATTCTAAAAAAAATACTCCCCTACGCTCACGCAATTATTTTAAACAAAGAAGAGGCGGAAATTATAGTTGGTAAGAAAAAAACCGAAAAAAGTACCTTAAAAGCTTTATTGGAAACTGGTGCAAAAATTGCTGTAATTACAAACGGTAAAAAAGGATCGTACACAACAGACGGAAAAGAATTTTTATTTATGCCAATTTACCCACTAAAAGCAAAGGCTAAAACAGGCGCCGGTGATGCTTTTACAAGTGGTTTTTTGTCCGCTTTGGTACAAGGACACACAATAAAAGAAGCTGTGCAGTGGGGTACCGCAAACTCAGCAGGGGTAATACAAAAATTTGGTGCACAAGTTGGATTATTAAGTAAGCGGCAAACTTTAACAATGATAAAAAAATATAAAAAAATAATTCCGAAATCAATTTAAATGACAAAAAACAAAATCAAGTCCTTTTAAGCTTGATTTTTTATTCATTTTAGTGCATAATGTCTAAGTATTTTATACTTTTTAATTATGAAAAAAAATATAATCTTGTTTGTAGGTAAATACATCTCTGGTATTTCAAAAAGTTTAGAAGCTTACGAAGAGAAAACTGGAGAAAAATTTAAAACCGCACTATTACACGACAATAAAAAAACACCAAAAAAATTAGATATGGTGGATATTTTAATTTCTTGTAAAACTAAATCTGTAAACAGCATACAAAAAGCTTTACTACCACACAGAGACTCATTTATTGCAGTCACTTGTCGTGGAGAAGATCAGATTCAAAACTTTGCAAAAGTAATACCAAACCTTCCATATCTAAAAACACCAACAAGTGAATCTCTTTTGTGGTCTTCGGATAAATTATTAATGAGAAAGAGATTACATACACATAACAAGAAAATTACTCCTACATACACAATCGTAAAAGATTATGAAGAAAAAACTATAAATAAAATTGCAAAAAAAGTTGGCTTTCCTTTGATTGTAAAGCCTACAGGCCTAGCTGGAAGCAGGCTTGTCACAATGTGTTTTGATAAAGAAGAATTAAAAAAAACACTAAAAAAAGTTTTCAAAAAAATTAAAAAAGTACACAAAGAGTCTGGTGGAAATTGGGAACCAAAAGTCTTGGTAGAACAATTTTTAGAAGGAAGTATGTATAGTATAGATGCTTATGTAGACAACAAAGGTAAGACCTACTTTTGTCCACTTGTGAGAGTGACGACTGGAAAAGAAATAGGCGGAGACGATTTCTTTGGCTACAAACAAACTACACCAGTTAAACTAAAGTCTGCAACAATAGAAGGTGCACGATATGTCGCGGTTCAAGCAGTTGAAGCCTTGGGTCTAAAAAATACAACAGCACACATAGAAATGATGAGAAATGAAGACGGCTGGAAAATTATAGAAGTAGGAGCAAGAATTGGCGGTTTTAGGCATGATTTATACCAAATGACTGCAAACATAGATCATAATATGAACGACATTTTAATACATATGGGTAAAAAACCTATTATTCCAAAAAAGATAAAAGGTTATGCAACTGCAATGAAATTTTTTACACCAAAAGAAGGAGAATTGGTCAAAGTTTTTGGACTAAGAAAAGCAAATAAATTGGAATCCTTCAAAAAAATAAATATAAGAAAAAAACCGGGAGACAAGTGTCTGTTTGCTAGAAATGGTGGAATAAGCATATTTAATATTATATTATTTAACAAAGAAAGATCACAACTTTTAGCTGATGTCAGGAAATTGGAAAAAGCTATCAGAATCGAAATCAAGTAATATGAAAAAGAAAGTTTACCTACTCACAACCTGTAAACCTGAAAACTCTTCAGTAAGTACAAGAATCTTGGGAGAGTCTGCAAAAAAATTAAATATAGAACTAAAAACAATATATACTGAACATTGTCATTTAAAAATAGAAGATGGAAAACTTACCCTTTTTGAAAATGACAAAATACTAAAAGGAATAAAAAAAATATTATTCAGAAAAACTGTATCATCTACAAGTAGTGTTTTCCACAAATCAATACTTCATCAATTTGAACTTAACGGTACAAAAGTTATAAACAGAATTCAAGGAATTTCTCAAACACGAGATCAATTTCACACACTTCAAATATTGGCAAAATATAGCATACCAACACCAAAAAGTTTTCTTTTAGGATCTATAAAACAAATAGATTCTATCATAAAAGAAATTGGAAAACCGCCCTATATTGTAAAAATTCTAGATAGCAAAAAAGGTAGAGGGGTTTTTATTTTGGAAAGTAAAAGAAGTCTAATTTCTTTTGCGAGTATAATAGTCGGTAGCAGAGAATTTCCACCACTTTTAATTCAAGAATTTATAGCAGAAGCAAAAGGAAAAGATATAAGAGTTTTTATAATAGGAAACAAAGTCGTAGCTTCAATGGAAAGAAAAGCAATGAAAAAAGGAGAGTTTCGTTCAAATTATAAACTTGGTGGAAGTGTAAAAAAAATAAAAATTACAAAAGAAGAAGAAAAATTAGCATTAAAAGCGGCAAAAGTATGCGGGTTACAAATAGTAGGTGTAGATATTATAAGAAGCAAAAAGGGTCCACTAATAATAGAGTTAAACTCGAATCCAGGACTGGAAGGAATTACAAAAGCAACAGAAAAAGATATTGCTGGCGAGATTTTAAAATATGCAATAAATCGATAATATTTAGTATATCGCCTAGTTTAATGAATTAGTAAACTTTGTTTGCTTTGATAAATCTCTTCACTTAAATTAGAACAAAAATAAAAAAAGAGTTTTAAAACTCTTTTTTTATTTTCTATCATCCTGAATATATGCCTGTCTATTATTTTTAACTTGATCGGGGATCCAAGGTTTGCATAGTAATGTAATTATTATAGTTTATATATTTTTATATAAAATAATTCTAATTTATAGACTCTGAATTCCCGATCAGGGTCGGGAATGACAAAATAAAATACACGTCATATTGAGCGGAACGGAGTGGAGTCGAAATATCTCGGGATTGTATCATTAGAACTTTGAGTATTTTGTGTTTTAATGATCCTGAATCGAGATCCTTCGGCTTCGCTCAGGATGACGTGATGGAAAACTCCCCTCAGGATGATGTGTGGGATTTTTGTCATTTTTAATTTGATTGAGGGTCCCAGCCTGCCGACGGGCAGGCAGGATTTATATTACAATGTAATTATTATAGTTTATATATTTTTATATAAAATAATTATATTTTGTAGACTCTGGATTCACAGTCAAGCTAGGAATGACAAATATTAATTTAGTATAAATGAACCTTTATTTTTTAAATCCCCAATTCACCAACCCATGAGAATGTTTCCTCAATGTTCTTCAAAATAACTTGGAACACACTTTCTTTTTGTTTTGGTGTTAGAATTGTGAATGTTCTTGATTTTGTTATGTTTCCAGTTGAGTCTTTGCTTTCTACTTGAAACTGGTAAACAGAGCCTGGTTCAAAATTTGTAAGAACCAGAACGTGCCTCTTTACATAATTTGGATCTAGTGCTGTCTTACTTTTCAATGTGTCTGAAGTGCTAAATCCTTTTTGAAAATAAATCTGACTTGTTGACGGCTCATTTGTAGCCCAAGAAATCACAGCTTGAATTCTTTGATCATCTCCAGGCAGCATTGCAGAATCTGTTTGAACTTGTGAAATTATAGGTGCCATGTCTATATCAGTAGTAGAATATGTTGGGATTACCTTTGAGACTATGTTTCCGGAAACATCTTTTCCAGAAAGTTCTATTTGATACACAATTCCCCCTTCAAAATCTCTGATCTCAATTTCGTGAATTGTTGTCATAGCTTTATCATCTTTTGAAACTGCCTCATCAAATGACAACACACCATCTCTATATGGAGTATATGTAACTTTTGAGTCTGCAATTACACTTGTCACCCAATAAAAATTGGCTTGATCCATAGCGGAAGAGTCTATTCTATAATTTGTAATTTCCACCTCTTCTTGTCTTGTGATAAATATAAAATTTGGTGATTTTGAAAGAGGGCTTACTGGAGTTTTACTTTGCACTTGATAATTATAGGATGTTCCTGGACTTAGCTCATTTACTACCACAGTATGTTCTGTCACATCTGCATCTGAATTACCTACAACCTGGCTATATTTTCCTGTATTCCCAAAAATATTAGATTGGGCAAAAGCTACCAAAGAATTAGAGTTTTTATCTGTTGTCCACGAAATACGCGCAGAAGTTGCCCCCGCATCAACCACTGGCTGACCTCCGATAAGTGGTGACGGAATTAATCGCGCCAATTCTCGCAATGATTTATATTGTGTATTTACCTCCCTTTCAAGTGCTGCTACAGAAACTTGTGTTGCCATTTTTGCAATCAACTCACGAGTTCTTTGCAATAGGTTTGCAAATGAACTTTCAGACGTGCCTTCATCGTCTATTTCTGCCAAATCTTCTTCCGACAAAAATGTTTTTGTCTCAAAAGTAAAATCTTCCGAATTTGTTCTATTTCCACCTGCATCTAATGTCGTCACACGGTAATGATATGTTGTTCCAGCAGACAAATGAAGTATTGTGACTTCATGATTAGTAACATTTGCAACAGAACCAGCAATACTTCCATAAGAATCAGAAAGTCCAAACTCCACAATACTATCTCCAACCTCATCACTTTCCCAAGTCATTACAGCAGAATCCATTGTTATGTCTTTTACATTTATATTAAATATTGATGGTGGGATTGAATCTCCTCCTTGAATAATTATCATTCCTCCAGAAGATGCATTTGCCTGACCTGTCGCTTCTGCTGCTGCTTCTCTAATTTCTACAGCTGACTCT from Candidatus Magasanikbacteria bacterium includes the following:
- the ileS gene encoding isoleucine--tRNA ligase; the encoded protein is MYEADKNEKEILKYWDQHKCFEKSVESRPKDKPYVFYDGPPFATGLPHYGHIVGTAMKDTIPRFWTMRGFRVERKWGWDCHGLPIENIVEKALDLKTKKDIEDFGIHNFNDACRSNVSNYVDEWKRIIHRFGRWVDMENSYRTMDINYMESVWWVFRQLWDKNLIYEGRKPMHICPRCETPLSNFEVTQGYKDIKDLTVTAQFKVLNAKEKLGVEEDLYILAWTTTPWTLPGNVLIAVGNDIDYLQIRTINENGEKNKETFLVAKERADYVTKGAYEIVAEFTGSKLVGLNYEPLFPYYKDTKNAFKVVEADFVTTENGTGIVHIAPAFGSDDYSLGEKEEIDFVQHVGMDGKFKPEVLDFVGQEVKPKADHSKTDVEIIKWLAKNGKLFAKEKYLHSYPHCWRCDTPLLNYLTSSWFIRVTELKEDLLLNNEKTNWVPSHIKQGRFGKWLENVRDWAVSRNRFWGAPLPIWRSDDGEDFICVGSVEELEELSGQKVEDLHKDTVDKLVFEKDGKTYHRVSEVLDCWFESGAMPYGQMHYPFENKEKFEAGFPAEFIAEGQDQTRGWFYTLHVLATALTRGENPTIPTDESLPAFRNVIVNGIILAEDGKKMSKRLQNYPDPMLVLEKYGSDALRYYLLSSPVVHAENMSFSEKGVREVYGKVINMLWNVFSFYEMFAEEKAVSKINTVELENVLDKWIVAKLNRLVVDVTKNMEEYKLAEAIRPIQDFIADLSQWYIRRSRDRFKMNSTEGDLEKDKKQAEKTLGYVLLTLSKVMAPFMPFIADKIYLQIKGEGTAESVHLEDWPEVLEGDIDFLPLENMRSTRDIIELGQSARSSAGIKVRQPLSEVCFFGPPIYDDNEEKKKYETLIKNELNVKEVKFLKMGCPDINRVKKDKKYFVIESQRTLVALNTEITEELKKEGLMREIVRTVNQLRKEQGLTREDRVVITYHTEDFLLQSVFEKFAEDIKKGVLADEILQDGGEKSVKIGDVEIELGVRKVD
- a CDS encoding RpiB/LacA/LacB family sugar-phosphate isomerase, which gives rise to MEKIYLATDHAGFELKEKIKQFLIERNFEIEDKGAVEHNEKDDYPDFISLVAKEISQNPNKKAIIFGGSGQGEAMAANRFPNVRAVVFYGGNLEIIKLSREHNDANILSIGARFLNEEEAKTAIELWLNTEFTNEERHIRRIEKIV
- a CDS encoding ribulose-phosphate 3-epimerase; its protein translation is MIKIIPAINVISQNEFEKQIKSVENSVDLVQIDIADGKFTHWKNWADAEKIKEIPTTLSYELHLMVENPIQELKKWESLSNVQRIVVHTESFKEINLELFHKLVDFGFEVGFALNPKTSIEKIEFLLPNLEYILFLGVSPGKSGQKFQKKVLEKIKKIKVAFPHIKIEVDGGVNEGTAKNISKAGADILCIGSAIFNENGTPAENLTFFNNLVN
- a CDS encoding FAD-dependent oxidoreductase, with the protein product MYDLIIIGASAAGLSASVYAARRNLKFLVISKDIGGEVALSGEVGNWPGIIKINGMELAKNFEDHAKFYNTEIREGTEVLKIEQKDNIHIVHTKKGAKKVKLDTKSIIVASGIHPRELGIQGEKDFRGKGITYCTVCDGPLFKGKITATIGAGNAGLESALMMSGIAEKVYLISNKPNTKEMNGGFPKGENILIDKVKKAKNIEIIYNANTTKILGDKMVSSLKYEDSESKKEKELEVGGVMVHIGTIPNSYFIDCVNKDKQKSIKIDQKCQTSCKGIFAAGDVTNIPHKQIVIAAGQGVIAVLSAIDYINRFETK
- a CDS encoding carbohydrate kinase family protein, giving the protein MHTDIITIGDSVLDTYIMIDDATVHCDIKKEHCKLCLNYAEKIPITGSAQSVGGNAANVAVGTHLFGLNSTIITEVGDDLNGHIILSSLKKVGVNIKHIQVKKQETRYAIVLNFKGERTILSQHPKRNYTLLNIPKTNWIYYTSLSKSFEKIQKKLISHLKKNPSIKLAVNPGTYQLKDGLKILKKILPYAHAIILNKEEAEIIVGKKKTEKSTLKALLETGAKIAVITNGKKGSYTTDGKEFLFMPIYPLKAKAKTGAGDAFTSGFLSALVQGHTIKEAVQWGTANSAGVIQKFGAQVGLLSKRQTLTMIKKYKKIIPKSI
- a CDS encoding ATP-grasp domain-containing protein; protein product: MKKNIILFVGKYISGISKSLEAYEEKTGEKFKTALLHDNKKTPKKLDMVDILISCKTKSVNSIQKALLPHRDSFIAVTCRGEDQIQNFAKVIPNLPYLKTPTSESLLWSSDKLLMRKRLHTHNKKITPTYTIVKDYEEKTINKIAKKVGFPLIVKPTGLAGSRLVTMCFDKEELKKTLKKVFKKIKKVHKESGGNWEPKVLVEQFLEGSMYSIDAYVDNKGKTYFCPLVRVTTGKEIGGDDFFGYKQTTPVKLKSATIEGARYVAVQAVEALGLKNTTAHIEMMRNEDGWKIIEVGARIGGFRHDLYQMTANIDHNMNDILIHMGKKPIIPKKIKGYATAMKFFTPKEGELVKVFGLRKANKLESFKKINIRKKPGDKCLFARNGGISIFNIILFNKERSQLLADVRKLEKAIRIEIK